TCTTCTTTTAACCAGTAAAATCTGTCAGGCTATCCCTCTAGGCAGATAAAATAATAGAGGAAGTTGGTTCAAGGCCAGTAATTTTCTACTTCAGGGTCTCTTAAGCTCCAGGGAGGATCTCAGTGCCTCCACCCCTCAGTAAAAGGGAAGATGTCAGTGAGCaaacccagttctgaagaagaatcactgaactcgaaatattaactctaatttttctctccacaaatgcggccagacctgatgagtttctccagcgatttctaCTTTTGGGCAGGTCATATGCTGCATTTAGTGAGCCACCTCCCACTCATGCCTTCAAACTCACCAGCAGATTTTGAGATTTTAAAATCCAGCCCCTTATATCCCTGGGTTTTACAATGTTCACACGGTGTGGGATATCCAAAGGATGAATGGTAAATATCCACAGACTGTCAGCAAAGGACTCCCAAAACTTTAGCCCAAAATATTTAACACCCTGACTATTTAGCCTTAATCAAGAGGATGCATCAATAAGAAAACTGAGAGTCTGATTCTGCAGTGTCACATCTGTCGCAGAATTTGCacagcaaatttaaaacaaattATAGTAAGTTAAAAATACGAGGACTCTCAAACTGACTCAACCACTCATTTCAGTTTCTAGCCTGAATACAATCATTAAGCTTTaaaaacagtgaaaagaagagtcgATAGCAACACATATGTACAACTTCTAAAAAGAATAATCATAATAAACCTTGCGTTTCAGAAATGGACACACTTGTATCACGGTCTGGTTTAACACGGAGGAAGGAGGAGTATGAGCCTCCGACTATATCAGAGCTCAACCGGCTTCTGTGGACCAAAGCAGGAGGAAGTGGCCATGTGGATCACGTTTGGCCAAACCTACACCTGGGAGATGCGTAAGAGCACTGCCTGAAAAAAATTACTCAACTAACAGCCTTTGTTGCATTGTGAAATGGAGGGTGGGTTTTAAAAAAGAGCAGTAAGCCAATGGGAATAGGCTCCAGTGAGTTTATTTCTTATTCAACAGACAGTCTGATGATTTCAACCATTTGGACTCATTGACATTAAATTACCAACAAGGGTTAATGGGGTGGCCCAAGCCTCTCAGTGATTGTAGGTAGTTGCTGCATAGCAGGGACTATGGACAGAAAGGTGAGAGCTGGGTGTGTGAGGAGACTGGGGCAGGTGGCATCCCCTGTAGGGTCAACATTGTGCTCCTCCGGGCCCCAATATAGGAGGGTTGAAACCTGCCTCCCAGGCTAGAGGCCTGATGTCATTGTTGTCTCCAGTAGCAGGTTAAGGCTGAATGTAATGATCAAGCTCTCACTAGCTttaacagaatcacagaattatcaCAGGgcacaaggaggccatttggtccactgTGACTGTGCTGTATGTGAATGAATATTCCACTTAGTGTCATTCTCCTTTgctctgtaaccctgcacttaGTTCCTTTTCAATAACAGCCTAACTTCCTTTTGAACACATAGACCTTTCTCCACCACACTTTAGGTGACTATGTAAAGCACCCACACAACCTTCATCTGTTAAAACTGAAACTGGTGGTTAGTGGTCATGGACAAGTAAGCAATCTGTTCACTCTAACTGCTCACCAGAATAGTATAAATGTTCATTGAAATGTTACGGATACTTgcaggaggatttgagctaaagggagaggctgaacaggctggggctgttttccctggagcatcggaggctgaggggtgaccttatagaggtttacaaaattgtgaggggcatggatagagtaaataggcaaagtcttttccctggagtcggggagtccaaaactagagggcacaggtttagggtgagaggagaaagacctacggggcaacattttcacgcagtgagtggtacatgtatggaatgagctgccagaggatgtggtggaggctggtacaattgcaacatttaagaggcgtttggatgggtatatgaataggaagggtttggagggatatgggctgggtactggcaggtgggacgaggttgggttgggatatctgatcggcatggacaggttggaccgaagggtctgtttccatgctgtacatctctatgactctatattattTTCATTTTATAACTTCATTTTAGCTCAGGTGCATGGAGTTAGTATCATGTTCTACAGAAATTATGGGCTTAAAGCACATCTACCACTGTATTGGCTCAGGCAATATTCAGGGctaaggttagagtggtgctggaaaagcccatcctgatgaagggctcctgcctgaatcatcgattttcctgctcctcagatgttgcctgacctgctgtgcttttccagaaccactctaatcttgactctaagctccagcaattgcagtcctcactttcacccaataTTCAGGGCTGCCTTAAATGGGTGTGGTGTTAGGACCTTTGCTAAAAAAAGGTGGTAAAACAGACTAGTTTATCAGTAGAAGACAAGGCAAGGACATCGTTCTCTCAGTGCATGTGTGGAGTGGTGGCAGTGATTAGTGTTGGCTCTCCATGACTATGAACAATGAGAATCTGAACATCAAGACCCTACAGGAGACCTCTGTCAGTATCAGGGCTGGAAGTGGAGGCTCAGCTGGTGATCTGCACTGAGACATGAGCTgtgaggtttagattagattagattagattacagtgtggaaacaggcccttcggcccaacaattccacaccgacccgcccaagcgcaacccacccatactcctacatttaccccttacctaacactacgtggCCTGTTTCAGCAAATTTTGGGTtaatgtctgtgtgcatgtgagggcaGTGAAATTGCCAATCATCATAGCTATAACCAGATGCCGTAGCCAGTTTTAAATAATTATTTAATGTTCTCCAGGTGGACTGCTCGAGACAAGGGAACCCTAAGGAGACTGAGGATTACACATGTCCTCAATGCTGCTGATGGGAAGTACAATATTAACACTGGAGCCACATATTATAAGGACATGGGAATACATTACTATGGAGTAGAGGCATTTGATGACCCAAACTTCAATCTTAGTCCTTTCTTTTACCCAGCTGCTAAATTCATCAGAGCTGGACTGAACACACTTGGTGGTAAGTGAATGTCCAAGGTAATTTGAAAATAAAGTCAGGCCTATTGTTTCAAGTGGTTGCTTCCCTAGCTGCCTTACAGATTTCATCATATttccaaatagagtcatagagatgtacagcatggaaacagacccttcggtccaacctgtccatgccgaccagatatcccaacgcaatctagtcccacctgccagcacccagcccatatccctccaaacccttcctattcatatacccatccaaatacctcttaaatgttgcaattgtaccagcctccaccacatcctctggcagctcattccatacacgtaccaccctctgcgtgaaaaagttaccccttaggtctcttttgtatctttcccctcttaccctaaagctatgccctctagttctggactccccgaccccagggaaaagactttgcctatttatcctatccatgccccaatGCAGTGGGATAAATAAAAAAAGAGGGAATATTTTAGGTCCTTTGGAAGAAGTGGTCCTTTTCATATCTGGAACCAAGTTGGAATTTTACTGGGTATGAGCAGACTGAGAGCTCTCTGTGTTTGTGGTGTGTTACACAAGTCCTGATTCTTTAGTGCAGCTGTGAATGTAGCCCACTGGAATACTtagctaaaaaatgtgttgctggaaaagcgcagcaggtcaggcagcatcaaaggagcaggagaatcgacgtttcgagcataagcataaggtggagaaatctgcattctccaccttcctcatttcccctcccccccacattttctcagtcccaaccctcggactctgcacggccttcttgacctgcaatctttttcccaacctctctgcccccacccccctctctggcctatcaccctcaccttaacctccttccacctatcgcattcccaacgcccctcccccaagtccctcctccctaccttttatcttagcctgcttggcaccctttcctcattcctgaagaagggcttatgcccgaaatgtcgattctccttctcctttgatgctgcctgacctgctgcgctttgccagcaacacatttttcagctctgatctccagcatctgcagtcctcactttctcccactggaATACTTATCCAGACAATTGTTCCCagtcaaaaatagaaattgctggaaaaactcagcaggtctggcagcatctgtggagagaaatcagagttaacattttgggtccagtgacccttcttcagacaaAGGCTGTATTTATCTGAAATAGCTCATCTGTGTGTCAGAGTCCTTTTAAAGACCATATCAAATGGGAAATTCAAACCCCAGTTGTCCTGTCCAGATAGTCAATAATCAGTTAAATGTACATTGTCCCAAAGAGAACAATTATCCACTTAACACTCCATGGGCAAACTTTTGTCAGAATGTCCTTTGTGTTGGATTTCCTTTAGAAATTTGGAAATTTGTCTGTACTTATCGCCTCTACTTGCACCAATGTCTCGGAAACTTTTAACTAAACTGTTTATTTGTGTGGTTTCCAAGGCCATTGGATGATATTTGTTATCCTTTTCCAATAAGTGTCTGATAAACCCTGCTGTGCTTCATTAGATCTTGAATATTAGCATATGTAGCACCACTCAAAAGGACGAACTTCATTTATTACAGCTTACTGTGTTAGCAGGTAGAAAACGAGGCCAGCAATTCCCAGAATTGTCATAGAAGTTAGACTTCACAAAAGTATGCAAAATTTCACAACTTACCTGCCTGTTAGACCCAGGTTGATTGGAAGCACAGACCAGTACTTAGCAAGAATTACTATTTAATGCAAATGAATTGTTTCTAGCTCCAGTTTATGAATCATTGATATATTACTCTACTAATGAAAGTTCTAATACCTTTATGAAAtactccctccacacacacacacacacacaaatggtgTTCTAGGTAAGGGAAAGACCAGGAACACAGTTCAATGGTCCCTGTACATCTAATTTGCTGAGGttatctgtttggcttgtcaGGACCTGCTGCTCTTCAACCAACCAG
The nucleotide sequence above comes from Chiloscyllium punctatum isolate Juve2018m chromosome 13, sChiPun1.3, whole genome shotgun sequence. Encoded proteins:
- the dusp13a gene encoding dual specificity protein phosphatase 13B; translation: MDTLVSRSGLTRRKEEYEPPTISELNRLLWTKAGGSGHVDHVWPNLHLGDAWTARDKGTLRRLRITHVLNAADGKYNINTGATYYKDMGIHYYGVEAFDDPNFNLSPFFYPAAKFIRAGLNTLGGKVFVHCAMGISRAATLVLAYLMICEKMTLVDAIKTVSAHRNISPNNGFLSQLQELDRALMKERRG